The genomic region GGGCATCATCGTCATCTAAGAGCTTGATTGAAGATGAGGCTGAACTCAGTGATTGGGTTAGTGATTTGAGGACCGACTCGTTCCGAGGTCAACTCACTAGCGAAGACGAAGCCTCCGATGTAAATAGAGTTAGGAATAGAACGAGAGACCGGGATAGTAAGGGTGGTAGGGAGTCAATTTCAATGAtgaacaataacaacaacaacaagaggAGGGGGAGGTCGAAGGAGTCGTTTGATGAGTCGAATCGGAATTTGAGGGGGAGTAGGCGGTTTGGGAGTGCATTGGAAGACAATGAGAATGAGGGGGAAGGTGTGTCGTGGAGAGCAAATGGTGGGTTTCAAAGGGGGAATGAGATGGGAAGGAAAGGTGGGAGAGAGATGGATAAAGGGTTTGAGAGAAATAGGAATGTGATGGGGAGAAGAGAGGTGGATAAGGGGTATGTGAGAAATAGAAATGTAAATAGAGGTAGTGATGGTTTAAGGAAAGGCATGAAGGATTCGATAAAGCAACCGCGATGgatggatgatgatgatgtgaaTGTGCGAAGTAGAAATGTAAATAGAGGTACCGAAGGGTTAAGAAAAGGCGTGAAGGATTCAATGAAGCAGGATTCGATAAAGGAACCACGTTGGATGAATGATGAGGATGGAGAGAAGTTATTGCCTACTATAGGGGATTTGCTTAGTGAGGAAGATAGTGATAGtcaagatgaagatgatgataatgatgatgaatTATTGAAGAAGAGTGCGATCTCTATGTTTGGATTAGATGATGAAGTGAGTGCAAGGGTGTTACCAAGGCCTTCATCCTCAAAGTCTGACACTCAATCTTATTTAAGCGAAACTCGGTATGGTTTAAAAGTGCAATTTCTATTATTGGTTTCCTCTAGTCTTAGGCTTTAATTGaacttgttttcatttttttatttaatttttgtttttttctctgttAGTGTTTGTTGTGGCTATGTTTTGGTAATGTCTAGGTTGTACCAAAGTAAGGAAATAGAACTCACACATTTGAGCCACAACATTTTGTGTTATATGGTTTACATAGGTTgtgtttttctgcataattgaGGATATCATAGTAACTGTATCAACTATCGcagcttatcaaaaaaaaaaaaaaaactgtagcaTTATAGAGTGCATATAGCTAAACATATTTATGTACTATATTCCCTTTTTGCAATCAACTCATTGGTTGTTCTACACGGTCAAAATTTTCTACACGAGCTTGTTCTCACAACCACCTCACAGCtctatattataaatatagacAAGAAATAGCTCGAGCCCTGTGAGATTTCTTCTAATGTGTTCCTGCCAAAAGTGTGTGGAAGTGTTTCATCACATTTGAAACCACGATAACAGTGGAACATCCTTCTCTCTAGTGGGAGCATTAAACTTGTCCGAAATTGCAAAATCAATAATGGGAATCATCATTGCAAGTGACACACCCTTAGCATGATGCACATGTTGAAGCATTGGAACATTATTCTCCATCACTTTTATCTGTTCATTCATCATGCTGTCTtccttttcttcaattttaGCTTGTTGTAGAAGAATACATGTTGGCTGAGATGTAATAGGCACAGAAATATACTAAATAGTAGCTGTTTTGTcaatttcttttcctataataTGCAAATTCAACTTGTTTTTGTTGGCTTTCTTGTTCTTGCTCAAAATTTCCCTCATGCAATACAAGAGTTCTCTCCTTTAAAAGTTTCCTCCATGAATTTTTCAGGTTGCTGTCCACAATTCTTTAATCTTGTTTTGCTCTGAACTCTTTACTGTTTTCATCATCTATGCAAACTATTATCACCACTGGCTAATAGTCTTTTAGCTCCATGACCAAGCTCACTACCTCTTTATTGCTACAGCATTTTGTTAACATCTTACTTCTGTGAATGCCTGCAGATTTGATCAATGTTCAGTATCTCCATTGTCATTAAAAGGAATCAAAGACGCTGGTTATGAGAAAATGACCGTGGTACAAGAGGCAACTCTTCCAGTAATACTGAAAGGTTTGTTTTCAACTGTGCCCCTTAGGGTACTACCAACCATCAGCTCTATTATGCACTCCTCAAATGATCATACACATGGTGCCTTGCATTTTTTATAGTATCATCATTTGCGAATCTGTTGATTTTATTGTCTTGCATTTCCATATGAGGGTGCTTACTCtagttgattttgttttctagGCAAGGACGTTCTGGCCAAGGCTAGAACAGGCACTGGAAAAACTGTAGCATTTTTGGTAAGTTCCCTAATTTTGTGTCTGCATGGATGCATGTTGGCCTGTTAATCAAGGCAGAACTCCCATCTAAAAGCAGAGCACATTATTCTACTTCTAAAGTCTCAATGACTTATCCATGTATTTGCATTGTGAATATCATCAAAGTCgtcctttccctttttttcttgGTGATAAGCCATCAAAGACATCTTTCTTAAGAATAatgtaaaataagaaaagaataaatgGTATACTTGGAATTATAAGGAATTACATTtgagttgaaatttttaatattggtttttaagataaaattaaaatttgtcttTTCAGTTTGAAAGTCTAAGCATGGTAAAAGGTGTTCTAGCCATCCAATGAGTGTgcaatcaatttttttgtatGTAGCTGTATTAAAATCTCCAAAGAACCGAAATTCTATGAATTTTGACTTTATTTGGTCTGATGGCATCCAGAACTATAGGTTCAAGGGAGTTTACACGCACGCACACACATGTAGCATTGTTCGAGTGAGTTTTCACTCACTATTTTAAGTTCTTTCTTTCAGCTTCCATCAATCGAGGTTGTTGTAAAGTCACCTCCTATTGGCCGTGACCAAAAGTGGCCCCCTATTCTTGTGCTTGTAATATGCCCAACTCGAGAGCTTGCAAGCCAAGCTGCTGCAGAGGCCAATATCCTGTTGAAGTATCATCCTTCTATTGGTGTTCAAGTTGTAATAGGAGGAACAAGACTTGCTCTGGAACAGAAACGGATGCAAGCAAACCCTTGCCAGGCAAGTGTTTTTATTATTTGCCAAAGGACTGTCATTTATGTACTCTCATGATATTCACTAGGCAAACATTGATGGAATGTTAGTATGTCATGGGATGGGTACAGAGTGGGAGTGGTAAAGTATGCTAGTAGATCGGATTTTAGGTTATTTTGACTCTATCCTCTTGTTTTTTACTTGATCGCAAGCTACCAGCTAATCAATGCTAGGTCCTCACTGAGTTTCTGTTAAATATATACTGTTGCAAAGCTTACTGATACAGGTTAATATCATTGCCTCAAAACAgttaattggacttgtttttaTAGTTCCCACATTTGTAACTTACAGATTCTTGTTGCTACACCTGGAAGGCTCAGAGATCATAT from Castanea sativa cultivar Marrone di Chiusa Pesio chromosome 11, ASM4071231v1 harbors:
- the LOC142617181 gene encoding DEAD-box ATP-dependent RNA helicase 31-like, with protein sequence MPVKLFPQLLLLKPTLPVARFPLTMKPGAWVQPSHRVIPVFSRVFPLRLRYSGGRALHLLRNENGELGVRRFSTRHLGKEARRASSSSKSLIEDEAELSDWVSDLRTDSFRGQLTSEDEASDVNRVRNRTRDRDSKGGRESISMMNNNNNNKRRGRSKESFDESNRNLRGSRRFGSALEDNENEGEGVSWRANGGFQRGNEMGRKGGREMDKGFERNRNVMGRREVDKGYVRNRNVNRGSDGLRKGMKDSIKQPRWMDDDDVNVRSRNVNRGTEGLRKGVKDSMKQDSIKEPRWMNDEDGEKLLPTIGDLLSEEDSDSQDEDDDNDDELLKKSAISMFGLDDEVSARVLPRPSSSKSDTQSYLSETRFDQCSVSPLSLKGIKDAGYEKMTVVQEATLPVILKGKDVLAKARTGTGKTVAFLLPSIEVVVKSPPIGRDQKWPPILVLVICPTRELASQAAAEANILLKYHPSIGVQVVIGGTRLALEQKRMQANPCQILVATPGRLRDHIENTAGFATRLMGVKVLVLDEADHLLDMGFRKDIEKIIAAVPKQRQTLLFSATVPEEVRQISHIALKRDHEFINTVQEGTEETHSQVRQMHLVAPLDKHFSLLYVLLKDHIADDIDYKVLVFCTTAMVTRLVADLLGELNLNVREIHSRKPQSYRTRISDEFRKSKGLILVTSDVSARGVDYPDVTLVIQVGLPSDREQYIHRLGRTGRKGKEGQGILLLAPWEEFFLSTIKDLPISKAPVHLIDPDTKKKVERALSQVEMKNKETAYQAWLGYYNSNKKVGRDKHRLVELANEFSRSMGLDNPPAIPKLVLGKMGLRNISGLRSK